The following are from one region of the Rosistilla carotiformis genome:
- a CDS encoding vWA domain-containing protein, which translates to MIFAADTRWEFQHAWPLPAWAMVLLFVAVAGWMTWLLIRQRLAWQRVLGLSVLRLSAVALLFGMLGGWRLSFFETELPDLILLVDDSASMQLPSGDSAGEAGIDRLTRARDLLAEPGRLETLGERYRLKLLAISDQMRPVDALQDLQAQGLSSRLGDGLLQIANAQRGRSTAAIVLLSDGVVTEGVALRVAADQLASQNIPLWTVGIGGEQSPPELAIDEVIADDHAFLGDEVQVRVLLRGSAPPGSEVAVELRDRDSEAVLDRRQVRMEAASTRTVVPLRFSANRPGPWNLEVVAPPIAGEIFTDNNRKPMRVVVRDEPIGVLLIAQQPSYEFRFLKHLLERAQGQGAAAENLIRLTSVLQDGDPRYAEQDRSAATLPPVKASDLQALDVVILCDADIDQLGDLMIDQIDNLVRSQGTGLVVVAGPENRLAARGSAWDHLMPVKLEDLKAPTGLQSRPLTVFRTRLGEASGELPLPAGIRWSDLPPFYWLLRAPAVKPAAQVVLATDETGKEVAPTPVIVTQIVGAGQVWLQLSDESFRWLSGSSIHNLHERYWLQVIRQLARRKRIDTIDRAVLQVSGTRFTQGQSVEIELALPAAEPRRQARVAIRSPDDPPRLETLYPSSDPQRLRGTVSDLPAGDYWIELIDPVFESPPEPVALRIETPSIEIADGRAALLALDEASQISGGKMLSVAQATGSLWSSLPVGRAIRLRELPSRPIWNHWIVAAIVVGLLSGEWILRRRWGLA; encoded by the coding sequence ATGATATTCGCCGCCGACACCCGCTGGGAATTTCAACATGCTTGGCCATTGCCGGCGTGGGCGATGGTGTTGTTGTTCGTGGCGGTGGCGGGTTGGATGACATGGCTGTTGATCCGCCAACGGCTCGCGTGGCAGCGGGTGCTTGGATTGTCGGTGTTGCGGTTGTCTGCTGTGGCGTTGCTGTTTGGGATGCTTGGCGGTTGGCGGCTTTCGTTTTTTGAGACCGAACTGCCCGACTTGATTCTGTTGGTCGATGATTCGGCCAGCATGCAATTGCCCTCGGGCGATTCGGCGGGCGAAGCGGGAATCGACCGTCTGACGCGTGCTCGAGATTTGTTGGCCGAGCCCGGTCGGCTAGAGACTTTGGGTGAACGCTATCGGCTGAAATTGCTTGCGATCAGCGACCAGATGCGGCCGGTCGATGCGTTGCAAGATCTACAGGCCCAAGGGCTGAGCAGTCGCTTGGGAGATGGGTTGTTGCAGATCGCCAACGCACAACGTGGCCGGTCGACGGCGGCGATTGTGCTGTTGTCCGACGGAGTGGTTACCGAAGGGGTGGCGCTACGCGTTGCGGCGGACCAGTTGGCTTCCCAAAACATTCCGTTGTGGACGGTTGGGATTGGAGGGGAGCAATCGCCGCCGGAGCTGGCGATCGACGAAGTGATCGCCGACGACCATGCGTTCCTTGGCGATGAAGTGCAGGTCCGCGTGCTGTTGCGTGGTAGCGCGCCACCGGGGAGCGAAGTTGCGGTGGAGCTGCGGGATCGCGATTCCGAAGCCGTGTTGGATCGTCGACAGGTTCGCATGGAAGCCGCGTCGACGCGGACGGTTGTACCGCTTCGCTTTTCTGCAAATCGGCCCGGACCTTGGAATCTGGAGGTTGTTGCGCCGCCGATCGCTGGCGAGATCTTTACCGACAACAACCGCAAGCCGATGCGTGTGGTGGTTCGCGACGAACCGATCGGCGTGTTGTTGATCGCCCAACAGCCGAGCTATGAATTTCGGTTCCTCAAGCACCTGCTGGAACGGGCACAAGGGCAAGGTGCGGCTGCTGAAAACTTGATCCGTTTGACAAGTGTGTTGCAAGATGGGGACCCTCGGTATGCCGAACAAGATCGTTCGGCAGCGACGCTGCCACCGGTGAAGGCAAGCGACTTGCAAGCCTTGGATGTGGTGATTTTGTGCGATGCCGATATCGATCAATTGGGCGATTTGATGATCGATCAAATCGACAATCTGGTTCGATCGCAAGGGACGGGATTGGTGGTGGTTGCCGGACCAGAGAATCGCTTGGCGGCTCGCGGTTCCGCGTGGGATCATCTGATGCCGGTGAAGCTTGAGGATTTGAAGGCGCCCACGGGTTTGCAGTCGCGGCCACTGACGGTCTTCCGCACGCGGTTGGGGGAAGCGTCAGGCGAGTTGCCGCTTCCCGCTGGAATCCGTTGGTCCGACCTGCCACCGTTTTATTGGTTGTTGCGTGCGCCCGCTGTCAAACCGGCGGCGCAGGTGGTCTTGGCGACTGACGAAACGGGGAAGGAGGTCGCGCCGACGCCGGTGATCGTGACGCAGATTGTGGGTGCTGGCCAGGTGTGGCTGCAATTGAGCGACGAGTCGTTTCGGTGGCTCAGCGGGTCCTCGATCCACAATCTTCATGAACGCTACTGGTTGCAAGTGATTCGGCAATTGGCCCGCCGGAAGCGGATCGACACGATCGATCGGGCGGTCTTGCAAGTTTCGGGGACGCGGTTCACTCAAGGCCAGTCGGTGGAGATCGAGCTGGCGTTGCCCGCGGCGGAGCCTCGTCGTCAGGCGCGGGTTGCAATCCGGAGTCCGGACGACCCACCGCGGTTGGAGACGCTGTATCCGTCCAGCGATCCCCAGCGGTTGCGGGGAACGGTCAGCGATTTGCCCGCGGGGGACTATTGGATCGAGTTGATCGACCCGGTGTTTGAAAGTCCTCCGGAGCCGGTGGCGTTGCGGATCGAAACGCCGTCGATCGAAATTGCCGATGGGCGGGCGGCGTTGCTGGCGTTGGATGAAGCGAGCCAGATCAGCGGCGGGAAAATGTTGAGTGTCGCCCAGGCGACGGGTTCGCTGTGGTCATCGTTGCCCGTCGGACGCGCGATCCGATTGCGCGAACTGCCCAGCCGACCGATCTGGAATCATTGGATCGTCGCCGCGATCGTGGTGGGGCTGTTGAGTGGAGAATGGATCTTGCGACGGCGATGGGGCCTCGCCTGA
- a CDS encoding BatA domain-containing protein: MGNELLFLGLFASSWMLLWAAAAAIPIVLHLLSRRQRRSIRWAAVQFVIAAQQKSQRKFRLWQWLLLALRVLAIVLFAIALADPVIDASADVPLDRRPRLQILVIDGSMSMKARRDDGTRWSDAIAAASQRCDDALPGDGFLLLQVGAQNDWIVDTITYDPVEMQQTLASLQPTDSEAAFDQTLESLSDRIRSIDRDALWNGEVHVVIFSDMQATSWQRVSSQTKLTSDALWEIVEVGNEEVENSHIETFHVDAGFFVAKQPLQLHSRIARSSRADTAPMLVQLLVDGVVQESRRVAIAAGSRGEVHWQLPLSQGEHVVAVQIPEDDLNADNVRRMVVDMRPALRVACVGSEASATRFAATALRSGTAGSLQVEEIVAPRLDRLDPNAFDCIVLCDLGPIGAADAQWLRRYLQQGHTAMLWLGPRSDPNLFNREFANSDSSDPLAIGRIESLADAGQYPIDPRGYAHPITQPFQSHPDSGLITTPVFRYWKILPVENSRVETVLGVGDGDPLFLSKRLASGGRLIVIATAVNPQAGTGDASWNAIALWPSFIPLMQETVALTRDPNPNAETAVRSTEREAGVYPVRRDGKVIGQFAVNPPVAESELVTLDRDRLPQRLRPESDEAATVAQTDEVRDAGVPLFQIVLACLIGCLVAESAVSRQLR, from the coding sequence ATGGGAAATGAGCTGCTTTTTTTAGGCCTTTTTGCAAGCAGCTGGATGTTGCTGTGGGCGGCCGCAGCGGCGATTCCGATCGTGTTGCATCTGCTTTCGCGTCGCCAGCGGCGTTCGATCCGCTGGGCTGCAGTCCAGTTTGTGATCGCGGCGCAACAGAAATCGCAGCGAAAGTTTCGACTGTGGCAATGGCTGCTGTTGGCGTTGCGCGTGCTGGCAATCGTGCTGTTTGCGATCGCGCTCGCCGATCCGGTGATCGATGCTTCGGCGGACGTGCCGCTCGATCGCAGGCCGCGTTTGCAGATCCTTGTGATCGACGGATCGATGTCGATGAAAGCGCGCCGCGACGACGGAACACGCTGGTCCGACGCGATCGCTGCCGCATCCCAACGGTGCGACGATGCGCTCCCAGGCGACGGGTTTCTGTTACTGCAGGTTGGTGCCCAAAACGACTGGATCGTCGACACGATCACTTACGATCCGGTCGAGATGCAGCAAACGCTGGCGTCGCTGCAACCGACCGACAGCGAAGCCGCATTTGATCAGACGCTCGAGAGTCTTTCCGATCGAATCCGTTCGATCGACCGCGATGCTCTTTGGAATGGTGAGGTACACGTCGTAATCTTTAGCGATATGCAAGCCACCTCATGGCAACGCGTTTCGTCGCAAACAAAGCTCACGTCCGACGCGCTGTGGGAAATTGTTGAGGTCGGCAACGAGGAGGTCGAAAACTCGCACATCGAAACGTTCCACGTGGACGCTGGCTTTTTTGTCGCCAAACAACCGCTGCAACTTCACAGTCGGATCGCGCGGTCGTCGCGGGCCGATACCGCTCCGATGTTGGTTCAATTGTTGGTCGACGGCGTGGTTCAAGAGAGTCGCCGAGTGGCGATTGCCGCGGGAAGCCGTGGGGAAGTTCACTGGCAGCTTCCGTTATCCCAAGGCGAACATGTCGTCGCGGTCCAAATTCCCGAGGACGATTTGAACGCCGACAACGTCCGCCGCATGGTGGTCGATATGCGGCCGGCGCTTCGCGTCGCCTGCGTCGGCAGTGAGGCATCGGCAACACGGTTTGCGGCGACGGCGCTGCGCAGTGGCACCGCGGGTTCGCTGCAGGTTGAAGAGATCGTTGCACCGCGGCTGGACCGGTTGGATCCGAACGCCTTCGATTGCATCGTGTTGTGTGACCTGGGGCCGATCGGTGCCGCGGATGCCCAGTGGTTGCGACGCTATCTACAACAAGGGCACACCGCGATGCTGTGGCTTGGTCCCCGCAGCGATCCCAATTTGTTTAACCGCGAATTTGCCAACAGCGACAGCAGCGATCCCCTTGCGATCGGGCGGATCGAATCGCTCGCCGACGCCGGGCAATATCCGATCGATCCCCGAGGTTATGCGCATCCCATCACTCAACCGTTTCAATCGCATCCCGACAGCGGCTTAATCACGACTCCCGTGTTCAGGTACTGGAAGATCCTTCCGGTGGAGAATTCACGCGTCGAAACGGTGCTAGGGGTTGGCGACGGCGACCCGTTGTTTTTATCAAAGCGGCTTGCCAGCGGAGGTCGATTGATTGTGATCGCAACCGCCGTCAACCCGCAGGCTGGGACGGGCGATGCGAGTTGGAATGCGATCGCTTTGTGGCCTAGCTTTATTCCTTTAATGCAGGAGACGGTCGCGCTGACGCGCGATCCCAATCCAAATGCTGAAACCGCGGTTCGGTCCACGGAGCGCGAGGCGGGCGTCTACCCGGTGCGGCGCGATGGGAAAGTGATAGGGCAATTCGCGGTCAATCCACCGGTGGCCGAAAGCGAGCTCGTCACGTTGGATCGCGATCGGTTGCCCCAGCGGTTGCGGCCGGAGTCGGACGAAGCCGCAACGGTGGCGCAAACGGATGAGGTTCGAGATGCGGGCGTGCCACTGTTCCAGATTGTTTTGGCGTGTCTGATCGGTTGTTTGGTGGCCGAATCGGCGGTCAGTCGTCAGTTGCGATAA
- a CDS encoding 3-keto-disaccharide hydrolase, with the protein MNNTSSFKVLFLIALIGTVVGCKSEPADRPEETPAEAVEKAPASDAPAESEATAAMDDPESQPGVIVMDADQLLANRLPAEQASQGWVRLFDGQTFFGWQIASQANWQIDDGVLSVDDGEKGLICTTMRWRDYQLSLEFKASPETNSGVFLRTNLFPTDPTVDCYELNIASVDNPFPTGSLVQREPKSSADIAAFDYDVWHRYDIRVEGATVNVKLDGVEILNYVDPNPLPAGLIGLQYNGGPAAFRDVRIRPLGLDSLISEKIEDHWVRYPEMEGDYQMTDDGMQITGGRAQLESKAQYDDFALLAEVRTNAAALNSGIFFRCIPGDVMMGYECQISNATIEGDPMFPADCGTGGFFRRKDARIVAADDQEWFSMLLIADGSTMAAWVNGLQVSEWSDDRDPDANPRKGQRLEAGTLMLQAHDPTTDIHIRQLAVATLAAPVEEAKPEAKEEVKPEAKEEAKEEPKPEMKEEAKPEAKEEPQPEAKEEAKPEVKEEAKPEAKEEAKPEVKEEAKPEAAEETKE; encoded by the coding sequence ATGAATAACACTAGCAGCTTCAAGGTATTGTTTCTGATCGCCCTGATCGGGACCGTCGTGGGATGCAAGAGCGAGCCCGCCGATCGGCCCGAGGAAACGCCAGCCGAAGCGGTCGAAAAGGCTCCCGCATCGGACGCGCCAGCCGAATCGGAAGCGACTGCCGCGATGGATGATCCCGAATCGCAGCCGGGCGTGATCGTGATGGACGCCGACCAGCTGCTAGCCAACCGCTTGCCCGCCGAACAGGCGAGCCAAGGTTGGGTGCGACTGTTCGACGGCCAAACCTTCTTTGGATGGCAGATCGCTAGCCAAGCGAACTGGCAGATCGACGATGGGGTGCTGAGTGTCGATGACGGCGAAAAGGGCCTGATCTGCACCACCATGCGTTGGCGCGACTATCAACTGTCGCTGGAATTCAAAGCCTCTCCCGAAACCAACAGCGGCGTTTTTCTGCGAACGAATCTGTTCCCAACCGATCCGACGGTCGACTGCTATGAATTGAATATCGCTTCGGTCGACAACCCCTTCCCGACCGGCAGCTTGGTGCAGCGGGAACCGAAAAGCAGCGCCGACATCGCCGCATTCGATTACGACGTGTGGCATCGATACGACATCCGCGTTGAAGGTGCGACCGTCAACGTGAAGCTCGACGGCGTGGAAATCCTCAACTACGTCGATCCCAATCCATTGCCCGCCGGCTTGATCGGTCTGCAATACAACGGCGGCCCGGCAGCATTTCGCGATGTTCGCATCCGCCCGCTGGGACTCGATTCGTTGATCTCCGAGAAGATCGAAGACCACTGGGTCCGCTATCCCGAGATGGAAGGGGATTACCAGATGACCGATGACGGGATGCAGATCACCGGCGGCCGAGCCCAATTGGAATCGAAGGCTCAATACGACGACTTTGCCCTGTTGGCCGAAGTCCGCACCAACGCGGCAGCTTTGAATTCGGGGATCTTCTTCCGCTGCATCCCCGGCGACGTGATGATGGGCTACGAATGCCAGATCTCCAACGCCACGATCGAAGGCGATCCGATGTTCCCGGCCGATTGCGGAACCGGCGGTTTCTTCCGTCGCAAGGACGCTCGGATCGTTGCCGCCGACGATCAGGAATGGTTTTCGATGCTGTTGATCGCCGATGGATCGACGATGGCCGCATGGGTTAACGGACTGCAGGTCAGCGAATGGAGCGACGATCGCGACCCCGACGCCAACCCGCGCAAGGGCCAACGCCTGGAAGCCGGTACGTTGATGCTGCAAGCTCACGATCCGACGACCGATATCCACATCCGCCAACTGGCCGTCGCAACCCTGGCCGCCCCCGTCGAGGAAGCGAAGCCCGAAGCCAAAGAAGAAGTGAAACCCGAAGCGAAGGAAGAAGCCAAGGAAGAGCCGAAACCGGAAATGAAGGAAGAGGCAAAGCCTGAAGCGAAGGAAGAGCCACAGCCCGAGGCGAAAGAAGAGGCAAAGCCCGAGGTGAAGGAAGAAGCGAAACCGGAAGCCAAGGAAGAAGCGAAGCCAGAAGTCAAAGAAGAGGCCAAGCCAGAGGCGGCGGAAGAAACGAAGGAGTAG
- a CDS encoding YceI family protein — protein sequence MKKLASLLGICLLSTTCFAQATATILKPVALQAGTAAISPANSRIDFVGTHEGDKPDPRKGGFGKFTGQAKVAADGSLQSIAWEIETGSLFTEIPKLTGHLKNSDFFDVREYPKASFQSTSVAAGSGEGNYIVTGDLTLLKATKSIKIPVSVDVSAEGLTLHSKFKIDRTQFGMNYGQGKVSNDVEMTVAIGQPTEAAGR from the coding sequence ATGAAAAAACTCGCCTCCCTGCTTGGAATCTGCCTACTCTCGACCACCTGTTTCGCTCAAGCGACAGCGACAATTCTGAAGCCTGTCGCTCTGCAGGCTGGTACCGCTGCGATCTCACCTGCGAACTCGCGGATCGATTTTGTCGGCACGCACGAAGGGGACAAGCCCGATCCACGCAAAGGTGGTTTCGGAAAGTTCACGGGGCAAGCGAAGGTCGCCGCCGATGGCTCGCTGCAATCGATAGCTTGGGAGATCGAAACCGGATCGCTGTTTACCGAGATCCCCAAGCTGACCGGACACCTGAAGAACTCCGACTTCTTCGACGTCCGCGAATATCCTAAGGCTTCGTTTCAATCGACCTCCGTCGCCGCCGGTTCGGGTGAAGGGAACTACATCGTCACCGGTGATCTGACGCTGCTGAAGGCGACGAAGTCGATCAAGATCCCCGTTTCGGTCGACGTCTCCGCCGAAGGGCTGACGCTGCACAGTAAATTCAAAATCGATCGCACGCAGTTCGGCATGAACTACGGTCAAGGAAAGGTGAGCAACGATGTCGAGATGACAGTTGCCATCGGCCAGCCGACCGAAGCGGCGGGACGCTAA
- a CDS encoding DUF4416 family protein, which translates to MGVVRMPESVMPLCAITTRYDDALDWSVAAFAAAGFQVRLKSELFAFDMTNYYQAEMGNDLKKQIFAFEPLRDPQQLADWKLLTNQWELDFKAQNSYPEDRPLNLDSGYLTLAKFVLATTKDRDHRLYLRDGIFAEVTMSFTGGSWKMHPWTYPDYQTEPAMNFLNAAREELKALFKEARRAESEKR; encoded by the coding sequence ATGGGTGTTGTGCGAATGCCAGAGAGCGTGATGCCGTTGTGCGCGATCACCACGCGATACGACGACGCGCTCGATTGGTCAGTCGCGGCGTTTGCCGCCGCCGGGTTCCAGGTCCGGCTGAAGAGCGAATTGTTTGCCTTCGACATGACCAATTATTACCAAGCCGAGATGGGCAACGATCTGAAGAAACAGATCTTCGCCTTTGAACCGCTCCGCGATCCGCAACAGCTTGCCGATTGGAAGCTGCTGACCAATCAATGGGAGCTCGATTTCAAGGCCCAGAACAGCTATCCCGAAGACCGTCCGCTGAATCTCGATTCGGGCTACCTCACGCTGGCCAAGTTTGTTCTGGCCACGACCAAAGACCGCGACCATCGGCTGTATCTCCGCGACGGCATCTTTGCTGAAGTCACGATGTCGTTCACCGGCGGCAGCTGGAAGATGCATCCGTGGACCTATCCCGATTACCAAACCGAGCCGGCGATGAACTTCTTGAACGCCGCGCGCGAGGAACTGAAGGCGCTGTTTAAAGAAGCGCGTCGAGCTGAATCGGAGAAGCGTTAA
- a CDS encoding pyridoxal phosphate-dependent aminotransferase — protein MTKSTHPWLADRTAAFDSSGIRRVFDLAATLKDPINLSIGQPDFDVPDPVKQACVAAINSGKNAYSQTQGIAPLRDKLQSQLDAQYGHADRKVFVTSGTSGGLVLSMFAMVNPGDEVIFFDPFFVMYPPLIKLVGGVPVPIDTYPDFKIDIQKVADAITPRTKMILLNSPGNPTGVIATEQEQRELAALAAERGIALVSDEIYSRFCYTDRFISPAEFNDQTIVIDGFSKSHAMTGWRVGFVHGPTAVVETMTKLQQYSFVCAPQPAQWAALEAIDVDVDDYRQQYQGKRDRIIDALKDDYEIEVPGGAFYIFPKVPWGTGTTFVEAAIAAGLLIIPGGIFSGRDTHFRISYAASDQTIDRGIEVLKQLARSGPKA, from the coding sequence ATGACCAAATCAACGCACCCTTGGCTGGCGGATCGCACGGCGGCTTTCGACAGCAGCGGCATCCGCCGCGTCTTCGATCTGGCGGCCACGCTGAAGGATCCAATTAACCTGTCGATCGGTCAACCCGACTTCGATGTCCCCGACCCGGTCAAGCAAGCCTGCGTCGCTGCGATCAACTCCGGCAAAAACGCCTACTCCCAAACCCAAGGGATCGCACCGCTGCGCGATAAACTGCAATCGCAGCTGGACGCCCAATACGGGCATGCCGATCGCAAGGTCTTCGTGACCAGCGGCACCAGCGGCGGGTTGGTGCTGTCGATGTTTGCGATGGTCAATCCGGGCGACGAAGTGATCTTCTTCGATCCCTTTTTTGTGATGTATCCGCCGTTGATCAAGCTGGTCGGTGGCGTGCCGGTTCCGATCGACACCTATCCCGACTTTAAGATCGACATCCAAAAGGTCGCCGATGCGATCACGCCTCGCACCAAGATGATCCTGCTGAATAGCCCCGGTAATCCGACGGGTGTGATCGCGACCGAACAGGAGCAGCGAGAGCTGGCGGCGTTGGCTGCCGAGCGTGGGATCGCGTTGGTATCCGACGAGATCTACAGCCGCTTCTGTTACACCGACCGTTTCATTTCGCCCGCCGAATTCAACGATCAAACGATCGTGATCGATGGCTTCAGCAAAAGTCATGCGATGACCGGATGGCGGGTTGGATTTGTCCACGGCCCGACCGCAGTTGTCGAGACGATGACCAAGTTGCAGCAATATTCGTTTGTCTGCGCCCCGCAGCCGGCTCAATGGGCGGCGCTCGAAGCGATCGACGTCGATGTCGACGACTACCGCCAACAATATCAAGGCAAACGCGACCGGATCATCGACGCGTTGAAAGACGACTACGAAATCGAAGTCCCGGGCGGCGCGTTTTACATCTTCCCGAAAGTCCCTTGGGGAACGGGAACGACGTTTGTCGAAGCGGCGATCGCGGCGGGGCTGTTGATCATCCCGGGCGGGATCTTCAGCGGTCGCGACACCCACTTCCGGATCTCCTACGCCGCCAGCGACCAGACGATCGATCGCGGCATCGAAGTCCTTAAGCAACTCGCCCGATCGGGCCCCAAGGCGTAA
- a CDS encoding type II toxin-antitoxin system RelE/ParE family toxin, translating to MNHRLIILPQARADVQRNALWWATHHSSEQAARWLDAVQSQLESIAEFPESHSLAAENDDFAYEIREKRVGLGARPRYRAVFTLADDAIYVLAIRAAEQNRLTEDQVGFDA from the coding sequence GTGAACCACCGCCTGATTATTCTGCCGCAGGCTCGGGCCGACGTCCAGCGAAACGCTTTGTGGTGGGCAACGCATCACTCATCGGAACAAGCCGCCCGGTGGCTCGACGCGGTCCAATCGCAATTGGAGTCGATCGCGGAGTTCCCGGAAAGCCATTCGCTCGCGGCTGAAAATGATGATTTCGCCTACGAGATTCGTGAAAAACGCGTCGGACTGGGAGCTCGCCCGCGATACCGCGCCGTTTTCACACTCGCAGATGATGCGATCTACGTACTGGCCATTCGAGCCGCCGAGCAGAATCGGCTCACCGAAGACCAAGTCGGCTTTGATGCTTGA
- the ilvA gene encoding threonine ammonia-lyase, biosynthetic: MTDKRLLGYLQRILNARVYDVAIESPLERANKLSARLGNQVWLKREDTQPVHSFKLRGAYNKMSRLSSAELARGVVCASAGNHAQGVALSARQLGCQAVVVMPVTTPKLKSDAVRDLGAQIVLHGDSYSDAYSHALELEQQHGYVFVHPFDDPDVIAGQGTIGMEILRQHQHPIHAVFVAIGGGGLISGVAAYIKAVRPEIKVIGVQMGDSDAMIQSIDAGSVVPLHDVGLFSDGTAVKVVGTETFRLTRELVDGFVSVDTDAVCAAIKDAFEDTRSILEPAGAMGIAGMKQYIAQHGLQGERLVAITCGANMNFDRLRFVAERAEAGEEREALLAVTIPEQRGSFKRLCQTIGQRNVTEFSYRISDEREAHVLVGLAISSRGELPEIQQSLATEGFAALDLKDDELAKEHLRYMVGGRSRLVGNERLYRFEFPERPGALVRFLSSMHPSWNISLFHYRNQGADYGRILVGIQVPDEELQAFADFIDTLGYRYADETANPVYHLFLR; encoded by the coding sequence ATGACGGATAAACGCTTGTTGGGATACTTGCAACGGATACTCAACGCCCGGGTCTACGATGTCGCGATCGAATCGCCATTGGAACGGGCGAACAAATTGTCTGCGCGGCTCGGCAACCAGGTCTGGCTGAAACGCGAGGATACGCAGCCGGTCCACAGTTTCAAATTGCGCGGCGCGTACAACAAGATGTCACGACTCTCCTCGGCGGAACTGGCTCGCGGTGTGGTATGTGCTTCGGCTGGGAACCATGCGCAAGGCGTTGCGCTCAGCGCCCGCCAGCTAGGGTGCCAAGCTGTCGTCGTGATGCCGGTGACAACACCGAAATTGAAGTCCGACGCCGTCCGCGACTTGGGTGCCCAGATCGTCCTGCATGGCGACAGTTATTCCGACGCGTATTCGCACGCTCTGGAGCTCGAACAGCAACATGGATATGTCTTTGTGCATCCGTTTGATGATCCCGATGTGATCGCGGGTCAGGGAACGATCGGGATGGAAATCCTGCGTCAGCATCAGCATCCGATCCATGCCGTGTTTGTGGCGATCGGCGGTGGCGGGCTGATCTCGGGCGTCGCTGCCTATATCAAAGCGGTTCGCCCCGAGATCAAAGTCATCGGCGTTCAGATGGGTGATTCCGATGCGATGATCCAGTCGATCGATGCCGGCAGCGTCGTCCCGCTGCACGATGTGGGACTCTTTTCCGACGGCACGGCGGTCAAAGTTGTTGGCACCGAAACGTTCCGATTGACGCGGGAATTGGTCGATGGTTTTGTGTCCGTCGATACCGACGCCGTCTGTGCCGCCATCAAAGATGCCTTTGAAGATACCCGCAGCATCTTGGAACCGGCTGGGGCGATGGGGATCGCCGGAATGAAGCAGTACATCGCGCAGCACGGCCTACAAGGCGAAAGGCTGGTGGCGATCACCTGTGGTGCGAACATGAACTTCGACCGGCTGCGGTTTGTCGCCGAACGAGCGGAAGCGGGTGAAGAACGCGAGGCACTGCTGGCGGTCACGATTCCCGAGCAGCGCGGCAGCTTCAAGCGATTGTGCCAGACCATTGGGCAGCGGAATGTCACCGAGTTCAGCTACCGCATCTCGGATGAACGCGAAGCCCATGTGTTGGTCGGTCTGGCGATCAGCAGCCGTGGGGAACTTCCCGAAATTCAACAGTCGCTCGCCACCGAAGGCTTCGCCGCGTTGGACCTCAAGGATGATGAACTGGCCAAAGAGCACTTGCGCTACATGGTCGGCGGCCGCAGCCGGCTTGTGGGAAATGAGCGACTGTATCGCTTCGAATTCCCCGAGCGTCCCGGCGCGCTGGTCCGTTTTCTGTCCAGCATGCATCCCAGCTGGAACATCAGCCTGTTCCATTACCGCAATCAAGGCGCCGATTACGGCCGGATCCTGGTAGGCATCCAGGTTCCCGATGAAGAACTGCAGGCCTTTGCCGACTTCATCGACACCTTGGGTTACCGCTACGCCGACGAAACGGCCAACCCGGTCTATCACCTCTTCTTACGATGA